Part of the Sulfuricella denitrificans skB26 genome is shown below.
TCCAACCCCCAAACCGTTGCACGCATGTCTGAACTGCTACGCGGTGGCAGGTCACTGGGTAAAGTGCTGGAAATCGGCACGGGCTGTGGTTACCAGACTGCCGTGCTGGCCCGTCTGGCACAGGAAGTGTATTCCGTGGAACGGATCGCGCCGCTACTGATGAAGGCGCGTGGACATCTGCGCGAAATTCGTGCTGCCAACGTCAGGGTCAAGCATGCAGATGGCTCTCTCGGATTGGCGGAACTCGGGCCATTCGACGGGATCATCATGACTGCGGCTGCCACTCACGTGCCGGAGGCGCTGCTGTCACAATTGGCCGAGGGTGGTCGGATGGTGTTCCCGATTGGAACCGGCGAACAGCGCTTGTGTCTGATAGAGCATACTGCTGAAGAATATCGTCAGACAACGCTGGAGGCAGTGAAGTTCGTGCCGCTATTGCCGGGGTTGGTATGATTGCTGGTACCGTTCTGATCGCTGGTGTGTTTGCCCTGCTGATCAGCGGTTGCGCATCAACCAAGTCGAGTGCGCCTGTGCTCGAGCGTGCTTCCATGGCTCAGAAATCACCCACCAAAACCAGGAATGACGGGGACTTGCGCCCACAGACCTATACCGTTCAGAAGGGTGATACTCTGTATGGCATTGCGCTGGAGCATGGCTTCGACTACAAAGAAGTGGCTGAATGGAACGGCATAACTCCGCCCTACACCATACATATCGGCCAGTCTGTGAAGTTTAAAGATTCTCCGCAGACGGTAGTGGTCACTCCGTTGAAAACCGGAGCGATGGCGGAAACCCGGCAAGCCGGCGAGGATGCGTTGCTGAAGACCCAACCCAAGGCGCTCAAGCTGGCTTACTCAGAACAGGCGGAAAAAGCTTCCACGGCCAGGACAGAATCCCAGGACAAGCCGGTACCGGCTGAATTGCCGGCAGAGAAAAAAGAGGGTAACCAGGCCGAGGATGATGAGCGGGTCGAGTGGAACTGGCCCACCACAGGCAAAGTAATCACGTCGTTCAATGAGGCATCCGGTTCTGGCAAGGGCCTGGACATCGGCGGGAAGAGTGGCCAGCCTGTTCTCGCCGCTGGACCGGGTAAAGTGGTTTATAGTGGCAGCGGACTGCGCGGCTATGGAAAACTGGTGATCATCAAGCACAACAAGACCTATTTGAGTGCCTACGCGCACAATCACAAGATCCTGGTCAAGGAAGGGCAGAGTGTGACCAAGGGTCAGAAAATTGCCGAAATGGGTGATTCTGATGCCGATCAGGTCAAGCTGCATTTCGAGATACGGCGGTTTGGCAAGCCGGTCGACCCGATGAAATATCTGCCCAGCGATAAATCCTGATGAGCGAAGATCCTTACAGCGACGACGATGAGTTCCTGAGCGATGACAAGTCCCCTCTGGAAGAGGAGAAGGTCGAGGCGCTACCGGAGCGGCTTGAAGTGCCTGAACTGTCTGATCTGCCTGGCGAGTCGCGGCATGACCCGACCCTGATTTACCTGAATGAAATCGGGCAGAATGCCTTGCTGACCGCTACAGAGGAGTACAGCCTGGCGTGCCGGGTAATCCAGGGTGATTTCGAGGCCCGCCAGAGGATGATTGAGTGCAATCTCCGGCTAGTGGTCAATGTCGCCAAACATTATGTCAATCGTGGTATGGCGCTGCTGGACCTGATCGAGGAAGGTAATCTGGGGCTCATCCATGCCCTGGAAAAATTCGATCCGGAACGGGGTTTCCGCTTTTCTACCTACGCCACCTGGTGGATACGGCAGAATATCGAACGCGCCATCATGAATCAGTCGCGCACTATCCGCATTCCGGTGCATGTGATCCGGGAGATGAATACTTGCTTGCAGGCGTTCCGTCACCTTGAGTCCCACAAAGGCAACGAACCCAGCGTGGAAGAGGTGGCGCACATGCTAGGCAAGCCGGTGGCCGATGTGCGCTATGTGCTGAACCTGAATGAGCGCATAGCCTCCCTGGATACGCCGCTGGATATTGACCCTGGACTCTCTTTGAGTGATGCGATTCCCGACGAGAATACCCTTTCGCCCGAATTGCAACTGCAGCATACAGAGCTCGAGGCGCTCGTGCGTCAGTGGCTGGAGGAACTGGGAGATAAACAGCGCCGCGTTATAGAGCGGCGTTTTGGCCTGAACGGACATGCCATTCACACCCTGGAGGAAGTGGCTGACACCTTGGGCATCACCCGCGAGCGGGTGCGCCAGATTCAGGTGGAAGCTTTGAAACTTTTGCGCCGCAGCCTAAAGCGCAAGGGGATATCACGAGACGACACCCTCTGAAAAACTGAGTTCATTGGAAAAATCGGTCTTCAAGGAATTTGCCGGTTATCGTAGATATACCGGTTTATTGCAGCTGGTATAGCGCTGTTATCCATTTTATGCGGCATGGATATTTCCTCTGCGCACAAAAACTTGACCCGCTCGATTTCGCTAGTCCCTATCAAGTCTAAACATGGGAGGTGCGCGTGCTCAGGCCTGACAAATGTGCCATAACGCGTGCAGCCATGTCCTGCAGTGGCACGACCGCATCGACGCCACCAATGAGGATCGCCTCTTTGGGCATGCCGAACACGATGCAGCTGGCTTCATCCTGGGCGAAGTTGAAGGCGCCTGCCTGCTTCATCTCCAACATCCCCCTGGCACCATCCTTGCCCATGCCGGTAAAGATCACGCCAATTGCATTCTTGCCTGCATGATTAGCAGCGGAGCGGAACAGGACGTCCACCGAGGGGCGATGCCGATTGACGGGCGGACCGTCGGATAGTTCGCAGATGTAATTGGCGCCGCTGCGCTTTACCAGCAAGTGGGAATGTCCCGGCGCGATATAGGCATGCCCTGGCAGGATGCGGTCGCCATGTTCGGCTTCCTTCACCAATATTTTGCATAGTGTATCGAGGCGCTGGGCGAACGATTTGGTGAAGTTTTCCGGCATGTGCTGAGTGATGACGATACCAGGGCAGTCCGGCGGCAATTTGATGAGGAATTCCTTGATCGCTTCGGTTCCACCCGTGGAAGCGCCAACGATAATCAATTTTTCTGTCGAGGTGATATGGTTGGACAGGGAGGGCAGTATGACATCGGCTGTCAGACTCTTCTGAACTATCATGCTTGGAATACGGCTAAGACGCGCCTTGGCAGCGAAACGAATTTTATCGGCAATCTCATCGCTGTAGCCCTGTCATAGAAATGGGGCAAGGGGGTTCCATGATAATCCGTAGGGTTCATGGCGTTTCCCTTCGGTTAGTCATGGGGGCAGCGAGGAGCTTGGCCTGGGGTGATAGTTCATAGACGGTCTTGCCCAGCGACTTGAACAAATCGGCGGCGTGATAAAAGCTTTCCGAGTGGCCGGCGAACATCAAGCCATCCTTGTGCAGCAACGGAACGAACTTCTTCAGCACATCGTATTGAGTTTTTTTGTCGAAATAGATCATGACATTGCGGCAGAATATCGCATCGAATGGTCCGCGCATCGGCCAGGATTCATCGAGCAGGTTGATTTTCCTGAAGGTAATCATATCGCGCAATTCCTTGCGCACCTGGGCTTGGCCTTCCTGTATGCCAGCACCCTTGAGGAAAAACTTTTTTACTGTTTCCGCCGGCATTTTTTCAAGCCGATCCAGCGGATAGATGCCTTTCTGGGCTTTTTGCAATACCGTGGTGTCCAAGTCCGTTGCCAGGATGTGCACTGGTGGCGTGAAGGTGCCGAAAAGATCCACCATGGTCATGGCCATGGAATAGGGTTCTTCACCGGTAGAGGCGGCAGAGCACCAGAGTGAGATCGGGTGGTGCCGACCCATTTTTTTAACATGCTCGGCCAAGAGCGGGAAATGATGCTGCTCGCGAAAAAAGGAGGTGAGATTGGTGGTGAGCGAGTTGGTGAAAGCTTCCATTTCCACATCGTCGCCACGCTCCAGGCGAATCAGATATTCATTAAAGGAAGGTATTCGTGTCGCGCGCAAACGCCGCGCCAGTCGGCTGTAGACCATGTCCTGCTTGACGGGTGACAGGGAAATCCCCGCCCGATCATAGATCAGCTTGCGGATGCGTTCGAAATCCTGTGCCGTGAAATGGAACTCGCGTGTGTCGTTAATTGGAGATTCTGCCATGGCTGATTTATTGAATGCTGAGTGAGGTAGGTTGACAATAATGAACGCCAATGGCTTCTTGCCGACAGGGTATTTTACGCAGTTTCCCTATATGCAAAAAATATATTTTGTGATTGTGACTTTATTGATTTCATGATTTCATAGCGTGCGGTCTGCTCCGCTATGGGGCCCGGCCCTGCGAATAGGAATTTCCACCGAACCCTACCGCGATTGATGGGGTTTTTATAGATAGTGCCGAGTGAAAATCAGTCCTGAGCCCTTAAATAAAATGCTTGATTGGAACGCCATACAGACCGTTTTCCTCGATATGGACGGTACCCTGCTCGACCTGCATTTCGACAACCATTTCTGGCTCGAGCACGTCCCGCTGCGGTACGCCGAAAAACACAGTCTGAGCCATCAGGCAGCGCAGGATGCATTGGCGCCGCGCTACCACAAGGTGGTGGGTACCATGGAATGGTACTGTGTGGATTACTGGACGCGCGAACTGGGGCTGGACATCGCCCAGCTCAAGGAGGAAGTAGAGCATCTCATCGCCGTGCATCCGCATGTCACCGATTTTCTTGCGGCGTTACGCGGCAGCCGTCGGCACATCGTGCTGGTAACCAACGCCCACCACAAGAGCCTGGCCTTGAAAATGCGAAAAACCCGTCTGGATGGTTTTTTCGACTCGGTCATCTGTGCCCACGACATCGGTGTGCCCAAAGAGCATCCCGGGTTCTGGGACAAGCTTCAGTCCGCTGAACGCTATGATCCTCTTGCCACGCTGCTGGTGGACGACAGCTTGCCGGTGCTGCGCTCGGCACGGAATTATGGCATCGCCCATCTGCTCGCGGTGCATCGGCCGGACACGCAACTGCCTGCCAAGGATGTGGCGGAATTCGATGCCATTCATGACTTTCTGGAAATTATTCCGCGATGAGTGCATGGGTTTTTGACCGCAGAGACGCTGAGCGTTTTTTGTTTCAGATAAGTTGTGGCCAAGGGCAGCGTTAAACGGGGTTGTGGATGGAAAACAGGTTAACCATCTGGCGCATGGTTTTCTCTGTGTCTCCGCGCCTCTGTGGTAGATTTATGAAATGTTTGGATCAGGGGGTGCTGGCGCAGTGCGAAAACCGGGACAATTAGTGGCGTTATGGGGAAGGGTCGGGCTATTGCCTCGTCTGATGCTCGCCATTGTGCTGGTGATACTGACTGCGGCCAGCACGCGTAGCTATCTCCTGATTGTCGACGAGAGTGCCTACTTTAGCGGCCACCTTCAGGCGGAAATGCGCGAGACCGGGAACTCCCTGGCGTTATTACTGGCCGAGCCGGAGGCGATCGGTGATTTTGCCAGGATCCGAAAATTGCTCGATTCCCAAATCGGGGAGCGCGAATATATCAGTCACATCGAGTGGAAGTCGCGCTCTGGTTCGCTACTTGCCCAACGGCCTGTGCCGGTGCGGCTTGAAGCGCCTGACTGGTTTCTGCGCATTGCCGCCATTTCCGATATGGAAACATCGTTCCCCATCGAGTCTGACGGAGTGAACTACGGCACGCTGACACTGCGTGCCGATTCTGCCCCGGTACTCAATATCGTGTGGGGCCATCTGGTTGTTCAGATCAAAATTGTTTGCGTAGTGATGCTGATTATTCTGCTGCTGACTTCGTGGGCGCTTCGCAGCAACCTGAAAACGCTGAGCCAGTTATCGGCTGCTGCCCTTCGTTTCGAGCGGGGTGATCGTGCCGTGCGGGTGGAGGCCAGAGGCGCCACGGAAATCCGGGCTGTCGCCTATGCCTTCAATAGTATGGTGGGGAAAGTGGAACAGCTGCTGCAGTCGTTGCTGCAAAGCGAGAACAATCTCAGTACCGAGAGATCGCGCGTCCAGGCCACTCTGGCCTCGATTAGCGAGGCGATGATCTCCACCGACATGTCGGGGCAGGTGGAGTATCTCAATCCACAGGCGGAGCAGATGACGGGCTGGAGCGTGGCAGAAGCACAGGGGCGGTCACTGCACGAGGTGTTCAAAGTCATCGGCGAAACTACCCGATTGCCGCTGAATCTCACCTGCCAGGCGATACTCTATGGCGAGGTGGTCAAGTCGGAAATCAATTCCCTGCTGGTGACGCGCGCCGGCCATGAATTCGCTATCGATTTTTCCTTCGCGCAGATTTGCCATCAGGATGGCAGCGTGATGGGTTGCGTGCTGACCTTTCGTGACGTTAGCGACAAACTCAAGCTGATCAAGCAAATTACCTGGCAGGCTGGGCACGACCCGCTGACCGGGTTG
Proteins encoded:
- a CDS encoding protein-L-isoaspartate(D-aspartate) O-methyltransferase; translated protein: MSANLSGIGMTSQRTRVRMVERLRSQGIKDEVVLDAMASVPRHIFVDEALATRAYEDCSLPIGFGQTISNPQTVARMSELLRGGRSLGKVLEIGTGCGYQTAVLARLAQEVYSVERIAPLLMKARGHLREIRAANVRVKHADGSLGLAELGPFDGIIMTAAATHVPEALLSQLAEGGRMVFPIGTGEQRLCLIEHTAEEYRQTTLEAVKFVPLLPGLV
- a CDS encoding peptidoglycan DD-metalloendopeptidase family protein; this translates as MIAGTVLIAGVFALLISGCASTKSSAPVLERASMAQKSPTKTRNDGDLRPQTYTVQKGDTLYGIALEHGFDYKEVAEWNGITPPYTIHIGQSVKFKDSPQTVVVTPLKTGAMAETRQAGEDALLKTQPKALKLAYSEQAEKASTARTESQDKPVPAELPAEKKEGNQAEDDERVEWNWPTTGKVITSFNEASGSGKGLDIGGKSGQPVLAAGPGKVVYSGSGLRGYGKLVIIKHNKTYLSAYAHNHKILVKEGQSVTKGQKIAEMGDSDADQVKLHFEIRRFGKPVDPMKYLPSDKS
- the rpoS gene encoding RNA polymerase sigma factor RpoS, with the protein product MSEDPYSDDDEFLSDDKSPLEEEKVEALPERLEVPELSDLPGESRHDPTLIYLNEIGQNALLTATEEYSLACRVIQGDFEARQRMIECNLRLVVNVAKHYVNRGMALLDLIEEGNLGLIHALEKFDPERGFRFSTYATWWIRQNIERAIMNQSRTIRIPVHVIREMNTCLQAFRHLESHKGNEPSVEEVAHMLGKPVADVRYVLNLNERIASLDTPLDIDPGLSLSDAIPDENTLSPELQLQHTELEALVRQWLEELGDKQRRVIERRFGLNGHAIHTLEEVADTLGITRERVRQIQVEALKLLRRSLKRKGISRDDTL
- a CDS encoding CheR family methyltransferase, with protein sequence MAESPINDTREFHFTAQDFERIRKLIYDRAGISLSPVKQDMVYSRLARRLRATRIPSFNEYLIRLERGDDVEMEAFTNSLTTNLTSFFREQHHFPLLAEHVKKMGRHHPISLWCSAASTGEEPYSMAMTMVDLFGTFTPPVHILATDLDTTVLQKAQKGIYPLDRLEKMPAETVKKFFLKGAGIQEGQAQVRKELRDMITFRKINLLDESWPMRGPFDAIFCRNVMIYFDKKTQYDVLKKFVPLLHKDGLMFAGHSESFYHAADLFKSLGKTVYELSPQAKLLAAPMTNRRETP
- the yrfG gene encoding GMP/IMP nucleotidase codes for the protein MLDWNAIQTVFLDMDGTLLDLHFDNHFWLEHVPLRYAEKHSLSHQAAQDALAPRYHKVVGTMEWYCVDYWTRELGLDIAQLKEEVEHLIAVHPHVTDFLAALRGSRRHIVLVTNAHHKSLALKMRKTRLDGFFDSVICAHDIGVPKEHPGFWDKLQSAERYDPLATLLVDDSLPVLRSARNYGIAHLLAVHRPDTQLPAKDVAEFDAIHDFLEIIPR